The nucleotide window ACGTTTTCGGCGGCATTGCGCTCGGCCTCGGTGTCGCGCTGACCCCAACCAACATTTTCTTCTGCCTTGCGGGCTGCCTGATCGGCACGCTGGTCGGCGTACTCCCCGGCCTCGGCCCGACGGCTACCATCGCCATCCTTCTGCCGATGACTTTCGGGCTTCCGCCCGAAACCGGCCTGATCACGCTCGCCGGAATCTATTACGGCGCGCAATATGGCGGGTCGACCACCTCCATCCTGTTGCGGCTTCCCGGCGAGGCATCCTCGGTGGTGACCGCACTGGATGGCCACGCGATGACGCGCAACGGCCGCGGTGGAGCAGCGCTGACGGTCGCGGCCCTCGCCTCCTTCCTCGCAGGGACGGTTGCCACCTTTTTCATGGCGGCATTCGCGCCGATCCTGTCGGCAGCGGTCCTGAAATTCGGTGCGCCCGAATATTTCATGCTGATGTTCCTCGGCCTGATCACCTCCGTCGTGCTTGCCCAGGGTTCGGTGCTGCGGGCCGTCGCGATGATCTTCCTTGGCCTGCTGCTGGGCCTTGCCGGGACGGACGTCAATTCGGGCCAGTATCGCTACGACTTCGGCTTCATGGAAATGCTGAACGGCGTGCCCTTCGTGCCGCTGGTCGTTGGTCTCTTCGGTGTAGCCGATATTCTCGTAACGCTGGAAAATGCCGTTCGTGACGAAAAGCCGCCAACGCTTAATCCGATCAGCAGCCTTTGGCCGACCAGACAGGAAGCGCGCCGGGCAACGCCCGCAGCCATCCGCGGTACCCTGATCGGGCTCTTCCTCGGCCTGCTTCCCGGCGGCGGCGCACTCTTGTCTTCCTTCATGGCCTATACGGCGGAAAAGCGCGTATCCAAGACCCCGCAGGAATTCGGCAACGGCATGGTGGAAGGTGTTGCATCTCCCGAAGCCGCCAACAATTCCGGGGCCCAGACCGCCTTCCTGCCACTGCTTACGCTGGGCATCCCTTCGAACGCCATCATGGCATTGATGGTGGGCGCGATGATGGTCCACGGCATCGTACCGGGGCCGCGCATCATCAGCAGCCAGCCCGAGCTTTTCTGGGGCTTGATCGCCAGCATGTGGGTGGGCAACCTGATGCTGCTGGTTATCAACCTGCCGCTGGTCGGCATCTGGGTGCAGCTGCTGAAGATTCGCTACCAGTTCCTGTTTCCGACGATCCTCACCGTCAGCATCGTCGGCATTTATGGCGTCGACTTCACCACGTTCGACGTCTATCTCACCGCGATCTTCGGGCTTCTGGGCTACTTCCTGCACAAATGGCGTTGCGAGCCCGCGCCACTCATCCTCGCCTTCGTTCTGGGGCCGATGATGGAGGAATATTTCCGCAGGTCGATGCTGGTTGCTCGCGGCGATCCGATGATCTTCATCAACCACCCGATCAGCCTGACGATGCTTGTCATGACCCTGCTGCTGCTTTCGAGCATCTGCTTCCCGTTCATCCAGAAAATGCGGCAGAAAGCCTTCGCCGAGTAAGAGCCAAGAGGACACCGAAATGACCTTCAACATGACCCGCCGCGGCTTTCTCTCTGCCGCTTCGCTCCTGTCGGCCACGGCGCTTTCCGGCCTGCCGGCCTTCGGCCAGGATTATCCGTCGAAGAAGATCGATTATATCGTGCCCTACAATGCCGGTGGCATGAGCGACAACATTTCCCGTCTTCTCGGGGAGAAGTTCACGGCCTTGACCGGCCAGCAGATGATCAACGACTACCGGCCGGGCGCAGGCGGTGCGATCGGCGCGAACTACTTCATGACGACGCCGGCCGACGGCTACACATTGCTGCAGTCGACCAACAGCTTCTACGGCGTCATTCCGCAGGTGACCAAGGTTCAGTACAAGCCGATCGAGGATCTCGTTCCGCTTGTTCTCGTCGGCGACGCGCCGATGGTCATCGCGGTCAATCCGTCCGTAGCGGCCAGCAATCTCTCGGAACTGATCGCCTATGCCAAGGCAAATCCGGGCGCTCTTGCATACGGCACGTCCGGCAAGGGAACCGTCGGTCATCTGAGCGGCCTGTGGCTGGCCAACAAGGGTGGTGTCGACCTCCTGCATATCCCCTATAACGGCGCCCCCGCCGCCCTTCAGGCCACACTTGCCAACGAAGCACAGATCTTCATCGGCCCGGAAGCCGCCGAGCATATCAAGGCCGGCGCATTGAAGGGCATCGCGGTGCTTGGCGATACCCGCTGGCAACAGCTGCCGGATCTGCCGACGACCGTCGAAGGCGGCATTACAGGCTGGGCGCCGCGCAGCTGGCATACCGTGTCGATCCAGGCGAAAGCCCCAGATGAGGTCAAGGCGAAGCTCAACAGCCTGCTCAACAGCATTCTCGAACAACCGGATGTCCGCGAACGCATCGTCACTTTCGGCCTCATTCCCGGCATCGAGACACTGGAGCAGGTGCGCAAGCGCGCCCAGGACGATTACGAACAGTTCGGCATCCTGATCCGCGACGCGGGCCTCGCCCTGCCGAAGTGATCGGCCGGAGAAGACCCGCCAAGACATATCCAGAGGACATGACATGACAAAGATCATCGACTACTTCTTCAGCGTCGGCTCACCGTGGTCCTATATCGGACTGGACGCTTTCGAAGCGCTCGCCTCGCAGTATCAGGCCACGATCCATCCTCATGTGATCCCGGTGATCGAGGACAATGGTGGCATCTACGCCCGCAATCGCCCGGAGCCCCGCCGTGCCTACTGGACGAAAGATCTCAAGCGCTGGGCTGCGGTGCGGGGCAAGGTGCTTAACTTCGAAAACCGTGCAGCGTTGTCCGACCCCTCGCCGGCCGGCTTCATGGTAATCGCGGCCGCCGAGAGTGGCCAAGACTGGCTCAGGCTGACCAAGGCACTTCAGGAGGCATTCTGGGGCCGCGGCGAGGATATCGGCAAGGAAGATGTTCGCCGGGCAATTGCCACGGCCGCCGGTTTCGATAGCGCGTCGTTGGACGAAAAAGGCCAGAGCGATGCCGTGCAGGCAATCCGCAAGGCGAGCCACGAGAAGGCCAAGGCGGCCGGCGTCTTCGGCCTTCCGACCTTCCTGTACGAAGACGAACTCTATTGGGGCCAGGACAGCCTGCCCTTCCTTGAACGTCACCTGAAGGGCGAAAAACTGGTCGCCTGATGTACTCGCGGGCTGTCGATCGCACGGCCTGAGCCGGGCGGTCGGTAACAGCCGCTTTATTTCCGGAGTTCTTTCATGTCTATTTCCCTTCCGGGTTCCCTCGTTTCCACCGAATGGCTGGCAACTCATCTTGATGATGCCGGTCTCGTCATTCTCGATGGATCCTTCAAATTGCCGGGCGTCACGCCAATTGCCGCGGACGATTTCGCTGCCCGCCACATTCCCGGAGCGCGTTTCTTCGATATCGACGCCATCGCCGATCACGAGACCACATTGCCGCACATGCTGCCATCGGCGGAGGCATTCGAGCGCTATGCGGCGGATCTCGGCATCTCCAACGACAGTACCGTCGTCGTCTACGACACGCCCGGCCTGATGTCGGCTGGCCGCGTCTGGTGGACGCTGCGAACCTTCGGTCACGACAAGGTTGCCGTCCTCGATGGCGGCCTGCGCAAATGGCTGGCGGAGGGACGCCCCGTCACCGATGCGCTGCCTCCCGTATCGCCCGGCCATTTCAACGCAAGCTTCAATGCCGGATCCGTCCGCTCCAAGGCCCAGGTCCTCGGCAATATCGGTACACAGGCCGAACAGGTCATCGACGCCCGTTCGGCTGCCCGCTTCACCGCGGAAGAGAAGGAAGCCCGGCCCGGCCTTCGTTCGGGCCATATTCCCGGCAGCCTGAACCTGCCGTTCAATGCGCTGACCAACCCTCAGACCGGCGAGATCCTCGATACGGCAAAGATCCGTGCTGCCTTCGAAACAGCCGGCCTCGACCTGTCGAAGCCCGTGATCGCCAGTTGCGGCTCGGGTGTCACGGCTGCTGCACTGGCCTTCGGACTCCATCTCGCCGGCAAGGATGACGTCGCCATCTATGACGGAGCCTGGACCGAATGGGGCCAGCCGGGTGACACCCCCGTCGATACAGGCCCGGCCTTTCATGGAGAACCGAAATGAACGGGTTTTCGACCTCTCTTTCCGGCACGTTGAGCAACCGTTTCGGCGACCGTTTTTCCACCTCCCAGGCCCTTCGCGAGCAACATGGCCGCGGTGAATCCCATCACACGCCGGCGATCCCGGATGCGGTCGTCTTTGCCGAAACGACGGAGGAAGTGTCCGAGATCGTGCGCCTTTGCGCGGCTGAAGGTGTGCCGGTCATCGCCTTCGGTGCCGGCACCTCGCTGGAAGGCCACCTGACGGCGGTGCGCGGCGGTGTGTCCATCGATCTGTCGCGCATGGCGCAGGTCACTCGCGTCAGCCCCGAGGATCTCGACTGCACGGTCGAGGCTGGCGTGACGCGCGAACAGCTCAACACCCATCTGCGCGACATGGGCCTGTTCTTCCCGATCGATCCAGGCGCCAATGCATCGATCGGCGGAATGGCCTCCACCCGCGCGTCAGGCACCAATGCCGTGCGTTACGGCACGATGCGCGAGAACGTGCTGGGGCTGACGGTCGTGTTGCCGAACGGTCAGATCATCCATACCGGTGGTCGGGCACGCAAGTCGTCGGCAGGCTACGACCTGACCCGGCTTTTCGTCGGCGCCGAGGGCACGCTCGGGATCATCACCGAAGTCACGCTGCGTCTCTACGGAATTCCGGAAACGGTTTCCGCTGCACTCTGCTCGTTCGAAAGCGTCGAACAGGCTGTGGCCGCAGCCATTCAGGTGGTTCAACTCGGCATTCCTGTCGCCCGCATGGAACTGATGGACCGCGGCCTGATCAAGGCGGTCAACGCCTATTCCGGCCTGTCGCTGAAGATCGAGGATACGCTTGCCTTTGAGTTCCACGGATCTCCCGCCGGCGTACAGGAACAGGTCGAGATGGTGGCCGCAATCGTGGAAGAAAACGGCGGCCGGGATTTCGAATGGGCCAACGCTCCGGAGGAACGCAACCGCCTTTGGAAGGCCCGGCACAGCGCATTCTACGCCGTCGTGTCCCAGCGCGAGAATGCCAAGGGCTGGTCCTCCGAT belongs to Neorhizobium sp. NCHU2750 and includes:
- a CDS encoding tripartite tricarboxylate transporter permease, coding for MIGGVDVFGGIALGLGVALTPTNIFFCLAGCLIGTLVGVLPGLGPTATIAILLPMTFGLPPETGLITLAGIYYGAQYGGSTTSILLRLPGEASSVVTALDGHAMTRNGRGGAALTVAALASFLAGTVATFFMAAFAPILSAAVLKFGAPEYFMLMFLGLITSVVLAQGSVLRAVAMIFLGLLLGLAGTDVNSGQYRYDFGFMEMLNGVPFVPLVVGLFGVADILVTLENAVRDEKPPTLNPISSLWPTRQEARRATPAAIRGTLIGLFLGLLPGGGALLSSFMAYTAEKRVSKTPQEFGNGMVEGVASPEAANNSGAQTAFLPLLTLGIPSNAIMALMVGAMMVHGIVPGPRIISSQPELFWGLIASMWVGNLMLLVINLPLVGIWVQLLKIRYQFLFPTILTVSIVGIYGVDFTTFDVYLTAIFGLLGYFLHKWRCEPAPLILAFVLGPMMEEYFRRSMLVARGDPMIFINHPISLTMLVMTLLLLSSICFPFIQKMRQKAFAE
- a CDS encoding tripartite tricarboxylate transporter substrate binding protein, with the protein product MTFNMTRRGFLSAASLLSATALSGLPAFGQDYPSKKIDYIVPYNAGGMSDNISRLLGEKFTALTGQQMINDYRPGAGGAIGANYFMTTPADGYTLLQSTNSFYGVIPQVTKVQYKPIEDLVPLVLVGDAPMVIAVNPSVAASNLSELIAYAKANPGALAYGTSGKGTVGHLSGLWLANKGGVDLLHIPYNGAPAALQATLANEAQIFIGPEAAEHIKAGALKGIAVLGDTRWQQLPDLPTTVEGGITGWAPRSWHTVSIQAKAPDEVKAKLNSLLNSILEQPDVRERIVTFGLIPGIETLEQVRKRAQDDYEQFGILIRDAGLALPK
- a CDS encoding DsbA family protein, yielding MTKIIDYFFSVGSPWSYIGLDAFEALASQYQATIHPHVIPVIEDNGGIYARNRPEPRRAYWTKDLKRWAAVRGKVLNFENRAALSDPSPAGFMVIAAAESGQDWLRLTKALQEAFWGRGEDIGKEDVRRAIATAAGFDSASLDEKGQSDAVQAIRKASHEKAKAAGVFGLPTFLYEDELYWGQDSLPFLERHLKGEKLVA
- the sseA gene encoding 3-mercaptopyruvate sulfurtransferase, encoding MSISLPGSLVSTEWLATHLDDAGLVILDGSFKLPGVTPIAADDFAARHIPGARFFDIDAIADHETTLPHMLPSAEAFERYAADLGISNDSTVVVYDTPGLMSAGRVWWTLRTFGHDKVAVLDGGLRKWLAEGRPVTDALPPVSPGHFNASFNAGSVRSKAQVLGNIGTQAEQVIDARSAARFTAEEKEARPGLRSGHIPGSLNLPFNALTNPQTGEILDTAKIRAAFETAGLDLSKPVIASCGSGVTAAALAFGLHLAGKDDVAIYDGAWTEWGQPGDTPVDTGPAFHGEPK
- a CDS encoding FAD-linked oxidase C-terminal domain-containing protein; the encoded protein is MNGFSTSLSGTLSNRFGDRFSTSQALREQHGRGESHHTPAIPDAVVFAETTEEVSEIVRLCAAEGVPVIAFGAGTSLEGHLTAVRGGVSIDLSRMAQVTRVSPEDLDCTVEAGVTREQLNTHLRDMGLFFPIDPGANASIGGMASTRASGTNAVRYGTMRENVLGLTVVLPNGQIIHTGGRARKSSAGYDLTRLFVGAEGTLGIITEVTLRLYGIPETVSAALCSFESVEQAVAAAIQVVQLGIPVARMELMDRGLIKAVNAYSGLSLKIEDTLAFEFHGSPAGVQEQVEMVAAIVEENGGRDFEWANAPEERNRLWKARHSAFYAVVSQRENAKGWSSDVCVPVSELSGCILKTRELLKGCSVPAAILGHVGDGNYHVVFAVDPSNQAELDEVAAINKKMVQYAISVGGTSTGEHGVGTGKIAYLRQEHGDAVDLMIVIKNAIDPNGIMNPGKVLPNPAS